A genomic stretch from Lottiidibacillus patelloidae includes:
- a CDS encoding ABC transporter permease: MILFRLLKNPYFLFGFLIISGMLVGSFVHQHVFNSEIKQVMWLLDENNDLLDAAPLPPSKDLWLGTDRDGYDLFMMLLSGAKYTLIFAFLVGFLRVFFSLCVGILYGTFFMKYKRYIDGFVDAFHYIPLTLISIFILFPILWETPMGFTYTFAERLILQALILTLLAVPVTSVLIGNEINEILKREFILGAKTLGGSKFHILWKHVRPHLFARVAIIYGQQVVQVLLVLAHLGLFALFLGGTDICYNCMGDPPKTMTYEWSGMLGNSHMSFQTNAKWIFLAPIIFFAVSILAMNFMIEGFKRVMTDRSYLLTKVKKKKKASKNENVVIQSEMFELSSSKH, translated from the coding sequence ATGATTTTATTTAGGTTGTTAAAAAATCCTTACTTCCTTTTCGGTTTTCTTATTATTAGTGGAATGCTCGTTGGCAGCTTCGTTCATCAACATGTCTTTAATAGTGAAATTAAACAAGTAATGTGGTTATTAGATGAAAATAATGACTTACTCGATGCAGCGCCTCTACCACCTTCAAAAGATTTATGGTTAGGTACAGATCGAGATGGATATGATTTATTCATGATGCTTTTATCTGGAGCGAAATATACATTGATATTTGCATTTTTAGTAGGTTTTTTGCGAGTGTTCTTTTCACTCTGTGTCGGAATACTTTACGGTACTTTCTTTATGAAGTATAAACGCTACATTGACGGTTTTGTCGATGCGTTTCACTATATCCCGTTAACATTAATCAGTATCTTTATTCTTTTCCCTATCCTTTGGGAGACACCGATGGGATTCACGTACACGTTTGCTGAACGGTTAATTTTACAAGCGCTCATTTTAACATTACTTGCAGTACCGGTTACTTCTGTACTAATCGGAAATGAAATAAATGAAATTTTAAAGCGTGAATTTATTTTAGGAGCAAAAACGTTAGGTGGTTCAAAGTTTCATATTTTATGGAAACATGTTCGTCCCCATTTGTTTGCCAGAGTAGCAATCATTTATGGACAGCAAGTCGTTCAAGTGCTACTTGTTTTAGCTCATTTAGGTTTGTTTGCGCTGTTTTTAGGAGGCACTGATATTTGTTACAATTGCATGGGAGATCCACCGAAAACAATGACCTATGAATGGTCTGGAATGCTTGGTAATTCTCATATGTCTTTCCAAACAAACGCGAAATGGATTTTCCTTGCGCCAATAATATTTTTTGCCGTATCCATATTAGCAATGAACTTTATGATTGAAGGATTTAAACGAGTGATGACTGACAGGAGCTATCTACTAACAAAAGTGAAAAAGAAAAAGAAAGCTAGCAAAAACGAGAATGTGGTTATCCAAAGTGAGATGTTTGAGTTAAGTAGTTCGAAACATTAA
- a CDS encoding DUF1934 domain-containing protein has translation MKQASTGQPVNVKVVTEMRNGPQKETMTQNSKGMRYLKGDTTYFRYEEKLAEEATVDTTVKVSGESVTVIRKGAVTMKQLFRRHEVTASTYRSVHGPMEMETKTDMLKYEWNDRKASGKLTLSYMLTLQGEQVGRHKLTFLIEEV, from the coding sequence ATGAAACAAGCTTCAACTGGGCAACCTGTAAATGTAAAAGTAGTAACTGAAATGCGTAATGGTCCACAAAAAGAGACAATGACGCAAAACTCAAAAGGAATGCGTTATTTAAAGGGTGATACTACATATTTTCGTTATGAAGAAAAGTTAGCAGAAGAAGCGACTGTTGATACTACTGTTAAAGTGTCAGGTGAAAGTGTAACAGTAATTAGAAAAGGTGCGGTTACGATGAAGCAACTTTTTCGCAGGCATGAAGTAACGGCTTCTACATATCGAAGTGTCCACGGACCAATGGAGATGGAAACGAAAACTGACATGCTTAAATACGAATGGAATGATCGAAAAGCATCAGGGAAATTGACTTTATCATATATGTTAACGTTGCAAGGTGAACAAGTAGGAAGACATAAATTAACGTTTCTAATTGAGGAGGTTTAA
- the argS gene encoding arginine--tRNA ligase codes for MNTVEKVQALLKEEIKQAVLAAGLAEEAQIPEVILETPKDKAHGDYATNMAMQLARIAKKAPRAIADEIVANVNKERGSIEKIEIAGPGFINFHMNNSYLLELIPAVLSAGEEYGKTNTGNGKKVQNEFVSANPTGSLHLGHARGAAVGDTMCNILAKAGYDISREYYINDAGNQIHNLATSIEARYFQSLGLEKEMPEDGYHGQDIIGFGEDLAKNHGDKFVHADDEERYEFFRAYGLKRELDKLKKDLGDFGVHFDVWYSETSLYETGKVKEVLETLQEKGETYEQDGALWFRSTAYGDDKDRVLVKSDGSYTYLTPDIAYHHDKLKRGFEQLINIWGADHHGYIPRMKAAIQALGYDKKQLHVQIIQMVNLFQNGEKVKMSKRTGKAVTLRELMEEVGVDAMRYFFAMRSSDSHLDFDMDLAVSKSNENPVYYVQYAHARICSILRQGEELGLSYDGEIDLSLISSEKEMELLKKVGELPQAVSEAAEKLMPHRITNYAFELAATLHSFYNAEKVLDESNKEKSQARLALVKSVQITLQNTLKLIGVSAPERM; via the coding sequence ATGAATACGGTAGAGAAAGTGCAGGCTCTTTTAAAGGAAGAAATTAAACAAGCTGTCTTAGCTGCTGGATTAGCAGAAGAAGCGCAAATTCCAGAAGTAATCTTAGAAACACCGAAAGATAAAGCACACGGTGATTATGCAACAAACATGGCGATGCAGTTAGCTCGTATTGCAAAAAAAGCGCCACGTGCAATTGCCGATGAAATCGTAGCTAATGTAAATAAAGAACGTGGTTCCATTGAAAAGATTGAAATTGCAGGACCAGGGTTCATTAATTTTCACATGAATAACAGCTATTTACTAGAGCTTATTCCAGCGGTGTTATCAGCTGGAGAAGAATACGGAAAAACAAACACAGGTAACGGAAAAAAGGTACAAAATGAGTTTGTATCAGCGAATCCGACTGGTAGTTTGCATTTAGGCCATGCTCGTGGAGCGGCTGTAGGTGACACGATGTGTAATATTCTTGCGAAAGCAGGCTATGACATCTCTCGTGAATACTACATTAATGATGCTGGAAATCAAATTCATAATTTAGCTACTTCAATTGAAGCTCGTTATTTTCAATCATTAGGCTTAGAAAAAGAAATGCCAGAAGACGGCTATCACGGACAAGACATTATTGGTTTTGGTGAAGACTTAGCAAAAAATCACGGCGATAAATTTGTTCATGCTGATGATGAAGAACGTTATGAGTTTTTCCGTGCTTACGGTTTAAAGCGTGAGTTAGATAAATTGAAAAAAGATTTAGGTGACTTTGGCGTTCATTTCGACGTTTGGTATTCTGAAACATCTTTATATGAAACTGGGAAAGTGAAGGAAGTTTTAGAAACATTGCAAGAAAAAGGGGAAACATATGAACAAGATGGAGCACTTTGGTTCCGTTCAACGGCATATGGCGATGATAAAGATCGCGTACTCGTTAAATCAGACGGTTCATATACGTATTTAACGCCTGATATTGCTTACCACCATGATAAACTAAAACGAGGGTTTGAACAGTTAATTAACATTTGGGGAGCGGACCATCACGGCTACATTCCACGTATGAAAGCAGCAATCCAAGCGTTAGGCTATGATAAAAAACAGCTTCACGTTCAAATTATCCAAATGGTTAATTTGTTCCAAAATGGCGAAAAAGTGAAGATGAGTAAACGTACAGGGAAAGCTGTTACACTTCGTGAATTAATGGAAGAAGTTGGCGTCGATGCAATGCGTTATTTCTTTGCAATGAGAAGTTCTGATTCACATCTTGATTTTGATATGGACTTAGCCGTATCAAAGTCGAATGAAAATCCAGTTTACTATGTGCAGTATGCACACGCCCGTATTTGTAGTATACTTCGTCAAGGAGAAGAGTTGGGCTTATCTTATGACGGCGAAATAGACCTTTCGTTAATTTCTTCTGAAAAGGAAATGGAATTATTGAAAAAAGTTGGGGAGCTTCCTCAGGCTGTTTCAGAAGCTGCAGAAAAGTTAATGCCACATCGCATTACAAACTATGCGTTCGAGTTAGCTGCAACGCTTCACAGTTTCTACAATGCGGAAAAAGTATTAGATGAAAGTAATAAAGAGAAGAGCCAAGCTCGTTTAGCGTTAGTAAAAAGTGTACAAATTACACTGCAAAATACATTAAAGCTTATCGGTGTGTCTGCTCCAGAACGTATGTAA
- a CDS encoding XapX domain-containing protein — MREILLSLITGGIVGFVFALFKLPIPAPPVLSGVIGIVGVYGGYKIFMHFFGA; from the coding sequence ATGAGAGAGATATTATTATCTTTAATCACAGGTGGAATTGTAGGTTTTGTTTTTGCTTTATTTAAATTACCAATTCCAGCGCCACCCGTACTATCAGGTGTAATCGGTATTGTTGGAGTTTACGGTGGATATAAAATATTCATGCACTTCTTCGGTGCGTAA
- the uvsE gene encoding UV DNA damage repair endonuclease UvsE — protein MRIRFGYVSQALSLWDSSASKTMTFTSWEKLDETERKEKLLRITKINFENTKRMVHFNIAHGIPLYRMSSSVVPLATHPEAGWDFVKPYKKLLKEIGTLVKKHGIRTSLHPNQFTLFTSDRKKVTENAIKDMQYHYDIFKAMGLEDEAVINIHVGGAYGDKEKALKRFDQNFPLIPEEIRKVTTLENDDKTYTTEETLRVCQQHNVKMVFDYHHHLANLCETPLEQLLPEIYETWSDSPLVPKLHMSSPKSEKMYRAHSDYIDIDYFDPLLKLLKEIGEDVDIMIEAKAKDKAVLKLMDELEKKRGIKRVAGGVIEL, from the coding sequence ATGCGTATTCGCTTCGGTTATGTATCTCAGGCTTTATCGTTATGGGATTCGTCTGCTTCTAAAACAATGACCTTTACTAGTTGGGAAAAGCTAGATGAAACAGAACGGAAAGAAAAACTTTTGCGAATTACGAAAATTAATTTTGAAAACACAAAACGAATGGTACATTTCAACATTGCCCACGGTATCCCATTGTATCGGATGTCTTCTTCTGTAGTGCCATTAGCAACACACCCTGAGGCTGGTTGGGACTTTGTCAAACCATACAAAAAACTACTCAAAGAGATTGGTACCCTTGTAAAGAAACATGGCATACGGACGAGTTTACACCCGAATCAATTTACACTTTTTACGAGTGATCGCAAGAAAGTAACGGAAAATGCGATTAAAGATATGCAATATCATTACGACATCTTTAAAGCTATGGGATTAGAAGATGAAGCTGTCATTAACATTCATGTTGGCGGTGCTTATGGCGATAAAGAAAAAGCACTAAAACGTTTTGATCAAAATTTCCCGCTTATTCCTGAAGAAATCCGAAAGGTTACAACACTTGAAAATGATGATAAAACGTACACAACGGAGGAAACGTTGCGCGTCTGCCAACAACATAATGTCAAAATGGTCTTTGATTATCATCACCATTTAGCAAATCTATGCGAGACACCTTTAGAGCAATTGTTACCTGAAATATATGAGACATGGTCAGATTCGCCTTTAGTGCCGAAATTGCATATGTCATCACCAAAGTCCGAAAAGATGTATCGTGCACATTCAGATTATATTGATATAGATTACTTTGATCCCTTATTAAAGTTGTTAAAAGAAATTGGAGAAGATGTTGATATAATGATTGAAGCAAAGGCAAAGGATAAAGCCGTATTAAAATTGATGGATGAGCTGGAGAAAAAGCGCGGGATAAAGCGTGTTGCTGGCGGCGTAATTGAGTTATAA
- the cls gene encoding cardiolipin synthase — MINISILAIVLFIFLIWLDFALGKRTHQRTTIKKSFPQRQSDCELFNTGERLFSALFNDIKEASHHIHILFYIVREDDISKRLFHLLKEKANQGVTVRLLVDRIGSMNISKATRKDLKDHGIHFSFAKTPTFPYFLYKLNRRNHRKICVIDGKIGFLGGFNVGNEYLGLDPKLGHWRDFHLKITGEGVCDLQQQFLEDWHDATKVKVNAPSYYPKLVSGKIPIKLQPTDGAHVEEIFLELFDKAKYSITIGTPYFIPGKRVQQALISKAKEGVKVTLLLPQKSDHLFVKQAAMPYIKGLLHAGCSIYQFTEGFYHAKVVIIDDELCDIGTANFDRRSFYLNQEMNCFIYDKVFVGKVQQAFSNDIQLSAKVTMETVNNRSLKERIEEKFGTLFARFL, encoded by the coding sequence TTGATAAACATAAGTATTTTAGCTATCGTTCTGTTCATTTTTCTCATTTGGTTGGATTTTGCTCTTGGAAAACGAACACATCAAAGGACAACTATAAAAAAAAGCTTCCCTCAAAGACAAAGTGATTGTGAACTTTTTAATACGGGGGAACGGTTATTTTCTGCCCTATTTAATGATATTAAAGAAGCCTCTCATCATATTCATATTCTTTTTTATATCGTTCGCGAAGACGATATAAGCAAACGCTTATTTCACCTTTTGAAAGAAAAGGCAAACCAAGGAGTAACTGTCCGATTATTAGTGGATAGAATCGGAAGCATGAATATTTCAAAAGCAACAAGGAAAGATCTGAAAGATCATGGCATTCACTTTAGCTTCGCAAAAACACCGACATTCCCTTATTTTTTATATAAATTAAACCGAAGAAATCATCGCAAAATATGTGTCATCGATGGCAAAATTGGCTTTTTAGGTGGCTTCAATGTTGGAAATGAATATTTAGGGCTTGATCCAAAACTTGGACATTGGCGCGATTTTCATTTAAAAATTACTGGAGAAGGCGTATGTGATTTACAGCAACAATTTCTTGAAGATTGGCACGACGCTACAAAAGTAAAGGTGAACGCTCCCTCATACTACCCAAAATTAGTGAGTGGGAAAATTCCAATTAAGCTACAACCAACAGATGGCGCGCATGTCGAAGAAATCTTTTTAGAGTTATTTGATAAGGCGAAATACTCGATAACGATTGGAACACCGTATTTTATTCCTGGAAAAAGAGTGCAACAAGCATTAATAAGCAAGGCGAAGGAAGGAGTTAAAGTAACCTTGCTTCTTCCCCAAAAATCTGACCACTTATTTGTGAAACAAGCAGCAATGCCTTATATAAAAGGACTTTTACATGCAGGTTGTTCTATCTATCAATTTACAGAAGGTTTTTATCACGCAAAGGTAGTCATTATTGATGATGAACTATGTGATATTGGGACAGCAAATTTCGATAGGCGCAGTTTTTACTTAAATCAGGAAATGAATTGTTTTATTTATGACAAAGTCTTTGTCGGCAAAGTACAACAAGCATTTTCCAATGATATTCAATTATCAGCGAAAGTAACGATGGAAACTGTCAACAATCGCTCTTTAAAAGAAAGAATTGAAGAGAAGTTTGGTACACTTTTTGCTAGGTTTTTATGA
- a CDS encoding heterodisulfide reductase-related iron-sulfur binding cluster, with amino-acid sequence MEALQLINWLAFIFVTAYAFFLFGYVIKTRYEYIKLGKKVEFNNTMKERIKAVLINVFGQKKLLKDKKSGIIHVIFFYGFILVQFGAIDFVWKGLAPGSHLPLGPMYHGFTFFQEIITFLILVAVFAAFYRRYVEKLVRLKRGFKAGLVLLFIGGLMLTVLLGNAMDILWNGQEVAWSWSEPIASGFAVLFAGLPKAAVVTLFFVFWWIHLLILLTFMVYVPQSKHAHLIAAPLNVYLGRTDKVGKLSTIDFEDETQESYGVGKIEDFNHKQLVDLYACVECGRCTNVCPATGTGKMLSPMDLIVRLRDHLTEKGAAITSRQPWVPTFAFSNTTGNQLALQAQGKGNEESAASLAYDVSLIGEVITEEEIWACTTCRNCEDQCPVMNEHVDKIIDMRRFLVLNEGKMDTDAQRAMVNIERQGNPWGISKKERENWRDQFEDAVIPTTKELKKADEDFEYLFWVSSMGSYDNRSQKIAASLARIMNHAGIKFAILGNNEKNSGDTARRLGNEFLFQEIATKNISTFEKYDVKKIITIDPHAYNTFKNEYPEFGLNAEVYHHTELLAQWIKEGRIKPTEEVNETITYHDSCYLGRYNEVYEPPRDILKAIPGVNVVEMERNREKGMCCGAGGGLMWTEETVGTRINVARTEQALEVAPTMIGSGCPYCLTMISDGTKAKEVEDKVQTLDIVEILEKSVIGDKTEEVVH; translated from the coding sequence ATGGAAGCTTTACAACTTATTAACTGGCTTGCATTCATTTTTGTAACCGCTTACGCGTTCTTCTTATTCGGGTATGTAATTAAGACTCGTTATGAGTACATTAAGCTCGGAAAAAAAGTTGAGTTTAACAACACAATGAAAGAGCGTATTAAAGCAGTACTTATTAATGTCTTCGGTCAAAAGAAACTTTTGAAAGATAAAAAGAGTGGAATTATTCACGTTATTTTCTTTTATGGATTTATACTCGTGCAATTCGGAGCGATCGACTTCGTTTGGAAAGGTTTAGCACCTGGAAGTCATTTGCCACTAGGTCCGATGTACCACGGTTTTACATTTTTCCAAGAAATTATAACGTTCTTAATTTTAGTTGCAGTATTTGCAGCATTTTACCGTCGTTATGTTGAGAAGTTAGTTCGCTTAAAGAGGGGTTTTAAAGCTGGACTTGTCCTTCTATTCATCGGTGGATTGATGTTAACTGTACTACTTGGAAATGCAATGGATATTTTATGGAACGGCCAAGAAGTTGCTTGGTCTTGGTCAGAACCAATTGCATCAGGATTTGCGGTACTATTTGCAGGTTTACCAAAGGCTGCTGTCGTTACCTTATTCTTTGTGTTCTGGTGGATACATTTATTAATTTTATTAACATTTATGGTTTACGTTCCGCAATCGAAACATGCCCATTTAATTGCAGCTCCTTTAAATGTTTACTTAGGACGTACAGACAAGGTTGGTAAGCTTTCAACGATTGACTTTGAAGATGAAACGCAAGAGTCTTATGGTGTTGGCAAAATTGAAGACTTTAATCATAAACAACTTGTTGACTTATATGCTTGTGTTGAGTGTGGTCGTTGTACGAATGTTTGTCCGGCGACAGGTACAGGAAAAATGCTTTCACCAATGGACTTAATTGTCCGTCTGCGTGATCATTTAACGGAAAAAGGTGCGGCGATTACTTCTCGTCAGCCTTGGGTACCGACATTTGCTTTTTCAAACACTACTGGTAACCAATTAGCATTGCAAGCACAAGGTAAAGGGAATGAAGAATCTGCAGCAAGCCTTGCTTATGATGTTAGCTTAATTGGAGAAGTAATTACAGAAGAGGAAATTTGGGCTTGTACGACTTGTCGTAACTGTGAAGATCAATGTCCAGTAATGAATGAGCACGTTGATAAAATTATTGATATGCGTCGTTTCCTTGTTCTAAATGAAGGGAAAATGGATACAGATGCACAACGCGCTATGGTAAACATTGAACGTCAAGGTAACCCTTGGGGGATTAGTAAAAAAGAGCGTGAAAACTGGAGAGACCAATTCGAAGATGCTGTAATTCCGACAACAAAAGAACTGAAAAAAGCAGATGAAGATTTTGAATACCTGTTTTGGGTAAGTTCAATGGGATCTTACGATAATCGTAGTCAAAAGATTGCTGCAAGTTTAGCTCGTATTATGAACCATGCTGGAATTAAGTTTGCGATTTTAGGAAATAACGAGAAAAACTCAGGTGATACAGCACGCCGCCTTGGAAATGAATTTTTATTCCAAGAAATCGCAACGAAAAACATCTCTACTTTTGAAAAGTACGATGTTAAGAAAATTATTACGATTGATCCACACGCGTACAACACATTTAAAAATGAGTACCCTGAATTTGGTCTAAATGCGGAAGTTTATCATCATACCGAACTTTTAGCGCAGTGGATAAAAGAAGGCCGTATTAAACCAACAGAGGAAGTTAATGAAACAATTACGTACCATGATTCATGTTACTTAGGACGCTATAACGAAGTATATGAACCGCCTCGTGACATTTTAAAAGCTATTCCAGGAGTTAACGTTGTCGAGATGGAGCGTAACCGTGAAAAAGGAATGTGCTGTGGTGCTGGTGGTGGCTTAATGTGGACGGAAGAAACAGTTGGAACTCGTATTAATGTTGCTCGAACAGAACAAGCATTAGAAGTTGCACCAACAATGATTGGTTCAGGTTGTCCATATTGCTTAACAATGATCAGTGATGGTACAAAAGCAAAAGAAGTAGAAGATAAAGTACAAACTTTAGATATCGTCGAAATTTTAGAGAAGTCCGTCATCGGAGATAAAACAGAAGAAGTTGTTCATTAA
- a CDS encoding acetyl-CoA C-acetyltransferase, with translation MSKTVILSGVRTPFGKFGGALSSFKAAELGGIAIKEAVNRAGVSGEDVGEVIMGTVLQGGQGQLPSRQASRNAGLPWNVKTETINKVCASGMRAVTLGDVLIRSGEEEVIVAGGMESMSNAPYFLPDARWGMRMGDKGAVDMMVHDGLTCAFNDVHMGIYGSKTASELEISREEQDKWSYNSHQKATAAMEKGLFADEIVSVEVPQRRGEPIVVDKDEAPRGDTTVEKLAKLRPVFSADGTITAGNAPGINDGAAALVLMSEERAAKEGHKPMATILAHTAIAIEAEDFPKTPGLVINELLKKTGKSLNDIDLFEVNEAFAAVALASGKLAELDEAKVNVNGGAVALGHPIGASGARIIITLIHELKRRGGGIGVAAICSGGGQGDAIMVEV, from the coding sequence ATGAGTAAAACAGTTATTTTAAGTGGAGTACGTACACCTTTCGGAAAATTTGGAGGAGCATTAAGTTCGTTTAAAGCAGCAGAACTAGGTGGAATTGCAATTAAAGAAGCGGTTAATCGTGCTGGAGTAAGCGGTGAAGATGTAGGTGAAGTTATCATGGGCACAGTCTTACAAGGTGGGCAAGGACAATTACCTTCACGCCAAGCGTCTCGCAATGCAGGATTACCTTGGAATGTTAAGACAGAAACAATTAATAAAGTGTGTGCCTCTGGCATGCGTGCAGTAACGCTAGGAGATGTGTTAATTCGCTCAGGTGAAGAAGAAGTTATAGTTGCAGGTGGTATGGAATCAATGAGTAATGCGCCATATTTCTTACCTGATGCTCGCTGGGGCATGCGTATGGGAGATAAAGGTGCAGTAGATATGATGGTTCATGATGGCTTAACGTGTGCCTTCAATGACGTGCATATGGGGATTTACGGAAGTAAAACTGCTAGTGAATTAGAAATCTCTCGTGAGGAACAAGATAAATGGTCATACAACAGTCACCAAAAAGCTACTGCGGCAATGGAAAAAGGTTTATTTGCAGACGAGATCGTATCTGTCGAAGTGCCACAACGTCGCGGTGAGCCAATTGTTGTTGATAAAGATGAGGCACCACGTGGGGATACAACAGTTGAAAAATTAGCGAAACTACGCCCAGTATTTTCAGCTGATGGAACGATAACTGCTGGTAATGCACCTGGAATAAATGATGGGGCAGCTGCTTTAGTATTAATGTCTGAAGAGCGTGCAGCAAAAGAAGGTCACAAGCCAATGGCAACAATTCTAGCGCATACGGCAATTGCGATTGAAGCGGAAGATTTCCCGAAAACACCTGGATTAGTTATTAATGAGCTTCTAAAGAAAACAGGAAAATCATTAAATGATATCGATTTATTTGAAGTAAACGAAGCATTTGCAGCGGTAGCACTAGCTAGTGGAAAGCTTGCAGAACTTGATGAAGCAAAAGTTAATGTTAACGGTGGTGCAGTTGCATTAGGTCATCCAATCGGTGCAAGTGGTGCCCGTATTATTATTACATTAATTCATGAACTGAAGCGTCGTGGTGGTGGAATCGGTGTTGCTGCAATTTGTAGCGGTGGCGGTCAAGGTGATGCGATTATGGTAGAAGTGTAA
- a CDS encoding 3-hydroxybutyryl-CoA dehydrogenase has product MSVTNIMVIGAGQMGGGIAQVCAMAGYNVFLNDLNDDALARGLAVITKNLSRQVEKGRMTEEDKLATLGRITNTTTLESAKEVDLVIEAAVENMDIKTKIFAQLDEIAPAHTILATNTSSLPITEIAAATNRPEKEIGMHFMNPVPVMKLVEIIRGLATADEVYETIEDITKKLNKVPVEVNDFPGFVSNRILMPMINEAIYTVYEGVATPEAIDEVMKLGMNHPMGPLTLADFIGLDTCLYIMETLQEGFGDDKYRPCPLLRKYVKAGWLGKKSGRGFYNYN; this is encoded by the coding sequence ATGAGTGTAACTAACATTATGGTTATCGGTGCAGGACAAATGGGTGGCGGAATTGCTCAAGTATGTGCGATGGCTGGATATAACGTTTTTTTAAATGATTTAAATGATGATGCATTAGCGCGCGGATTAGCAGTCATTACGAAAAACTTATCTCGTCAAGTTGAAAAAGGTCGGATGACTGAAGAAGATAAGTTAGCAACACTCGGACGTATTACGAACACGACAACGTTAGAATCTGCAAAAGAAGTAGATTTAGTAATTGAAGCTGCAGTTGAAAATATGGACATTAAGACGAAAATTTTCGCTCAGTTAGATGAAATCGCACCTGCACATACAATTTTAGCGACAAACACATCTTCACTACCGATTACGGAAATTGCAGCTGCAACTAATCGACCGGAAAAGGAAATTGGCATGCATTTTATGAATCCTGTGCCTGTCATGAAGCTAGTCGAAATTATTCGCGGTCTAGCAACTGCTGATGAAGTATATGAAACGATTGAAGATATTACGAAAAAATTAAACAAAGTACCTGTGGAAGTAAATGATTTTCCAGGCTTTGTATCGAACCGTATTTTAATGCCGATGATTAATGAAGCAATTTATACAGTATATGAAGGTGTTGCAACACCAGAAGCAATTGATGAAGTAATGAAGTTAGGGATGAACCACCCAATGGGACCATTAACTTTAGCTGATTTTATCGGTTTAGACACTTGCCTCTACATTATGGAAACATTACAGGAAGGATTCGGTGATGATAAATATCGTCCATGTCCATTGCTTAGAAAATATGTAAAAGCTGGTTGGTTAGGGAAAAAATCAGGCCGCGGTTTTTATAACTATAACTAA
- a CDS encoding acyl-CoA dehydrogenase — MQLTFTEEQEMMRKMVRDFAQAEIAPIVEKMDETDEFPREVINKMAELGLMGIPIPEQYGGVEMDFTSYIIAIHELSKVSATIGVILSVHTSVGTNPILFFGTEEQKQKYIPKLASGEYLGAFALTEPSAGSDAGSLVTRAVKKDDKYILNGSKIFITNGGEADTYIVFARTNPEEKGSKGVSAFIVEKDTPGMTIGKKERKMGLNGSNTVELIFDNAEVPVENLLGEENKGFKIAMANLNAGRIGIGAQALGIAEAALEAAIAYAKEREQFGKPIARQQGVAFKLADMATEVEAAKLLIYRAADLKSRGIDCAQEASMAKLFASTIATKVTTEAIQVFGGYGYTKDYPVERYFRDAKITEIYEGTSEIQRLVLSKNIFK; from the coding sequence GTGCAACTTACATTTACGGAAGAACAAGAAATGATGCGAAAAATGGTCCGAGATTTTGCACAAGCAGAAATTGCTCCGATTGTTGAAAAAATGGATGAAACTGATGAGTTTCCTCGCGAAGTAATTAATAAAATGGCAGAGCTTGGCCTAATGGGTATTCCAATACCAGAACAATATGGCGGAGTGGAAATGGATTTCACCTCTTATATCATTGCCATTCATGAGCTATCAAAAGTAAGTGCAACAATTGGTGTAATTTTATCTGTTCATACTTCTGTTGGTACAAACCCAATTCTTTTCTTTGGAACAGAAGAGCAAAAACAAAAGTACATTCCGAAGCTGGCTAGTGGAGAATACTTAGGTGCGTTCGCATTAACAGAACCAAGTGCGGGTTCAGATGCAGGAAGCTTAGTCACTCGTGCAGTGAAAAAGGATGATAAATACATCTTAAACGGCTCGAAAATCTTTATTACTAACGGTGGTGAAGCGGATACTTACATCGTATTTGCTCGTACTAATCCTGAAGAAAAAGGAAGCAAAGGCGTATCTGCATTTATCGTAGAAAAAGATACACCAGGGATGACGATTGGGAAGAAAGAACGAAAAATGGGACTGAATGGTTCTAATACAGTAGAACTGATTTTTGATAATGCGGAAGTTCCAGTCGAAAATCTTTTAGGTGAAGAAAACAAAGGATTTAAAATTGCAATGGCAAACTTAAATGCTGGTCGTATCGGGATCGGTGCGCAAGCGTTAGGAATTGCCGAAGCTGCGCTAGAAGCGGCTATTGCTTATGCAAAAGAGCGAGAGCAGTTTGGAAAACCGATAGCACGCCAGCAAGGAGTGGCATTTAAGCTAGCTGATATGGCAACGGAAGTAGAAGCTGCCAAACTATTAATCTACCGTGCTGCAGATTTAAAATCTCGCGGAATTGATTGTGCGCAGGAAGCATCAATGGCAAAGCTTTTCGCATCAACAATTGCGACAAAAGTAACGACAGAAGCGATTCAAGTGTTCGGCGGCTACGGTTACACGAAAGACTATCCAGTCGAACGTTACTTCCGTGATGCGAAAATCACTGAAATCTATGAAGGTACGAGCGAAATTCAGCGTCTCGTATTAAGCAAAAACATCTTTAAATAA